The proteins below come from a single Acidobacteriota bacterium genomic window:
- the cax gene encoding calcium/proton exchanger gives MQKKEKIIIGLCLITTIAAGTLHYAHANAVLAFGVTAVALALLAMIVGDATEQLGSRLGPGATGVLQSGLGNLPELFVCIFALRAGLDHVVQAALIGSILGNSVLVLGLALFFGGLKNGTQRFNSEPPKMIVALMLLASAALVIPTLAKELHTPAEGHILSLDIFLAVILLVLLGANIYFSVKGDPAMAIQSTEPEHEKWSMKLTIVVLALAGVGAALVSDWFVEALQPAMASLGISEAFAGLVVVAVAGNAIENLIGIQLAWRNQADYAISVIQNSSLQIALGLFPVLVLLSYVLGGAILTFVLSPMLVAVLLLAVIVSAFIIYDGESIWLEGLALIGLYAIIASAFWWG, from the coding sequence ATGCAAAAGAAGGAAAAAATAATCATTGGCTTATGCTTGATCACGACCATCGCGGCCGGGACCCTGCATTACGCACATGCGAACGCTGTTCTTGCATTCGGCGTGACTGCCGTGGCACTCGCATTGCTTGCGATGATAGTCGGCGATGCCACCGAACAGCTTGGCTCCCGCCTCGGACCAGGCGCGACCGGCGTACTGCAATCGGGCCTTGGCAATCTACCTGAGCTTTTCGTGTGTATTTTTGCTCTGCGTGCGGGTCTGGATCATGTCGTTCAAGCGGCACTAATTGGTTCGATACTTGGCAATTCCGTGCTCGTGCTTGGCCTCGCACTGTTTTTCGGCGGGTTGAAGAACGGAACTCAGCGTTTTAATTCTGAGCCGCCCAAGATGATCGTTGCTCTAATGCTCCTTGCATCAGCTGCCCTCGTTATTCCGACTCTTGCAAAGGAATTGCACACTCCTGCTGAAGGCCACATTCTGAGTCTCGACATTTTTCTCGCGGTCATTTTGCTAGTTTTGCTCGGAGCGAACATCTATTTTTCGGTCAAGGGCGACCCAGCGATGGCGATCCAATCGACCGAACCCGAGCACGAAAAATGGTCGATGAAGCTGACGATCGTTGTTCTCGCCCTTGCCGGCGTTGGCGCGGCGCTTGTCTCCGATTGGTTTGTGGAAGCACTGCAGCCAGCGATGGCGTCGCTGGGGATATCCGAGGCTTTTGCGGGGCTCGTCGTCGTTGCTGTCGCCGGAAACGCGATCGAAAACCTCATCGGCATCCAGCTCGCATGGCGGAATCAGGCCGATTACGCGATCAGCGTAATTCAGAACAGCTCGCTCCAGATCGCGCTCGGCCTGTTTCCGGTTCTTGTTTTGCTCTCTTATGTCTTAGGCGGTGCGATACTGACGTTCGTTCTCTCACCGATGCTCGTCGCGGTATTGCTGCTCGCCGTCATCGTTAGTGCGTTTATCATTTACGACGGCGAATCGATCTGGCTCGAAGGCCTTGCTCTGATCGGACTTTATGCAATTATCGCGTCAGCTTTCTGGTGGGGATAA
- the lpxD gene encoding UDP-3-O-(3-hydroxymyristoyl)glucosamine N-acyltransferase, which produces MKLGTLAELTNATIERGSADMEITSTAGLDLAGEGDITFLANPKYTPQIAGTKASATYLNEGIAIDREDIAVLRAKDSYVAYTRAMRLFFPEPELRKFVHASAVIDPSADVSDNVEIHANAVIGANCRIASGVRIMPNATIYDGVSIGENTTIHSGVSIRENCKIGRNCIIHNNTTIGSDGFGYAKDENKHWLKIPQTGRVVLEADVEIGANTAIDCASVGETRLKRGAKIDNLVQIGHSCTIDEDALICAQTGLAGSSFIGKRVILTGQVGIAGHLKIGDDAVLTAKSATSHDVEPGKIMSGIPAFENRDWLRSTAAFRKLGEFAGRLRKLEKQVFGDK; this is translated from the coding sequence ATGAAACTAGGAACACTAGCCGAACTGACCAACGCTACCATCGAACGCGGTTCTGCCGACATGGAGATCACCTCGACCGCCGGCCTCGACCTCGCCGGCGAAGGAGATATTACATTCCTGGCGAACCCAAAATATACACCGCAGATCGCCGGAACGAAGGCCTCGGCCACCTATCTAAACGAAGGAATAGCGATAGATAGAGAGGATATCGCGGTGCTGCGGGCAAAGGATTCGTACGTGGCGTACACACGGGCGATGCGGCTGTTTTTTCCCGAGCCGGAACTGCGTAAATTCGTTCATGCATCCGCTGTTATCGATCCATCCGCAGATGTCTCGGACAATGTCGAGATCCACGCAAATGCGGTGATCGGAGCAAATTGCAGGATCGCGAGCGGCGTTAGAATAATGCCGAATGCGACGATCTATGATGGAGTTTCGATTGGCGAAAATACGACGATCCATTCCGGAGTTTCGATCCGCGAGAACTGCAAGATCGGTCGCAACTGCATCATTCACAACAATACGACGATCGGCTCAGACGGTTTTGGCTACGCAAAAGATGAGAACAAACACTGGCTAAAGATCCCGCAAACCGGCCGCGTTGTCCTCGAAGCCGATGTCGAGATCGGTGCGAACACGGCCATCGATTGTGCGTCGGTCGGCGAAACGCGGCTAAAACGAGGTGCAAAAATCGACAACCTCGTCCAGATCGGCCATTCCTGTACGATCGACGAAGACGCTCTTATCTGCGCTCAAACCGGACTAGCGGGAAGCTCTTTTATCGGCAAACGCGTGATCCTTACGGGGCAAGTGGGCATCGCCGGACATTTGAAGATCGGCGACGACGCGGTTCTAACCGCCAAATCCGCCACTTCGCACGACGTTGAGCCTGGCAAGATCATGTCTGGAATACCTGCCTTTGAAAACCGTGACTGGCTGCGATCGACCGCTGCCTTCCGCAAACTCGGCGAGTTTGCCGGACGGCTAAGGAAACTAGAAAAACAGGTCTTTGGCGATAAATAG
- a CDS encoding Uma2 family endonuclease encodes MNQTAIDLATATAPKNYQTANREALKSEFIDGKIVSRQPANRWHNLIATNFTIALGGRVQRGNCEIYSNDMQVRIGKNSICFPDVVIVAGEPEFADARAEVLLNPTVVIEIFSSVSKNIDRTEKLEGFLAIPKIKECLLVNETEMRVEHYARQNAKQWIYRIYNEREDVITLESLNCKLSLSEVYAQVKLKESSLSSKAVN; translated from the coding sequence ATGAACCAGACGGCAATTGACCTAGCCACCGCAACCGCGCCTAAAAACTATCAAACTGCAAATCGCGAAGCTCTGAAAAGCGAGTTTATCGACGGCAAGATCGTCTCGCGTCAGCCCGCGAACCGCTGGCACAATCTGATCGCGACGAATTTTACCATTGCCCTCGGCGGACGCGTTCAACGAGGCAACTGCGAGATCTATTCGAACGATATGCAGGTACGGATCGGAAAGAACTCGATCTGTTTTCCCGATGTTGTGATTGTAGCCGGTGAACCGGAATTTGCCGATGCTCGCGCTGAGGTTTTGCTGAACCCGACGGTTGTGATCGAGATCTTTTCTAGTGTTTCGAAAAACATCGACCGCACCGAGAAGCTCGAAGGATTTCTCGCGATCCCGAAGATAAAAGAGTGTCTTCTCGTAAATGAGACAGAAATGCGTGTCGAGCATTACGCTCGCCAAAATGCGAAACAATGGATCTATCGTATCTATAACGAACGCGAAGATGTCATCACCCTCGAATCCCTTAACTGCAAACTCTCGCTCTCAGAGGTTTACGCACAGGTCAAGCTTAAAGAATCCTCGCTTAGTTCGAAAGCTGTAAACTAG
- a CDS encoding two pore domain potassium channel family protein: MDNIRKAISRATDTFAEIFAYYIGIIAVSAVLFSYFEEKPLFDSFWWACVTGLTIGYGDLYPLTVGGKIVAIVLMHIVPLVIIPLIVARLLSNVIEDANQFSHDEQEAMKNDIKAIKAALGVGKDDA, translated from the coding sequence ATGGACAATATCAGGAAGGCAATTTCACGGGCTACGGACACGTTTGCGGAGATCTTCGCATACTATATCGGGATCATTGCGGTTTCGGCCGTTCTATTTTCATATTTTGAAGAGAAACCGTTGTTCGATTCGTTTTGGTGGGCATGCGTAACGGGTCTGACGATCGGATACGGCGATCTCTATCCGCTGACGGTGGGCGGCAAGATCGTAGCGATCGTTTTGATGCACATCGTGCCGCTAGTCATCATCCCTCTGATCGTGGCCCGCTTGCTGAGCAACGTTATCGAGGACGCGAACCAATTCAGTCACGACGAGCAAGAGGCGATGAAAAACGATATCAAGGCGATAAAAGCCGCGTTAGGCGTCGGCAAGGACGACGCTTGA